AATTGGCCGCCAAATTGATTAAGTCCACCAAGTCCACCAAGTCCACCAAGTCCGTTAGTACTACGAAGAACTTGATGAGAAAGACCAATCGTTAAACTATTCGGCTTTTTGCCCCCCAGCCAAGGTTCAGAAAAGGTAGCAGAGTAATTCTGGAAGAACCGTCCGTTGGCCTGTACCCGCAGCGATAGTTTCTGACCATCGCCGATAGGCAGCGGTCGCCATCGATCAAAGTGCGGAATATTTTTTACCGAGAAGTTGTTGAAGACTAACCCTAGTGTCCCCACAAAACCCATAAAGCCTCCCCAACCACCAGAAAGCTCAATTTGGTCGCTAGGTTTTTCTACCAGTGCGTACTCAATGTCTACGGTTCCGTCAACCGGGTTCGGAATTGGGTTAATGCCAATTTGCTCGGGGTCAAAGTAGCCTAGCTGAGATAGCTCTCGCTGGGTACGGATTAAGTCGCTTCGGCTAAACTTCTGGCCGGGCAGGGTACGAATTTCCCGCCGAATTACGTGATCGTTGGTACGATCATTCCCGGTAATGATAATTTTACTGATGGTAGCCTGCTCACCTTCGTAGAGTCGCATTTCCACGTCAATAGAATCTTCTTCAATCTGCACTTCCACTGGGTCTACCCGAAAGAACAGGTAACCGTTATCCATGTAGAGGGCACTCACATCGTTACCCGTAGGGTTAAAGTTAAGCCGCTTATTGAGGTTCTCTAGGTCGTAAACATCTCCCTTTTCTATACCTAAAACCTGCTCTAAAATTTTATCTTCGTACACGTAGTTACCCGTCCAGATAATATCCCGGAAGTAGTATTTATCCCCTTCCTCTACCTTAATATCAATGCTGATCGCGTCATTCCCCGACTTGTAAACACTATCCCACTCTACGGTAGCATCGCGGTAGCCCTTGGAGTTGTAGAAGTCGACAATTGCTCGCTTGTCGGTTTTAAAATCGTCGCGAATAAATTTAGACCCATTGAAGAAATTTAACTTTACGTGTTCATTAACGTACCCTTTTACCTCATCGAAGGGGGTATCTTTTTGCTTTGTTACAAAGTTAGCGGCCTTCTTGGGAGTGATATTGAACAAGCGGCTCACCCAATCTTTAATTAAGGTAAAGCGAACCCGCTCATTAGTGTTCTTCATCTTTCCTTTCAACTTCTTACCACTAAAGGTCTCGTTTCCGATAAAGTTGATTCGGTTAATCTTTACTTTCTCTCCTTTATCTACGTTGATATTGAGCGCAATAGCGTTATTGAGCAAGGTGTCTTGCTTCTGCTGAATATCTACCGCTACGTTGAGGAAACCTTTGTCTATAAAGAAGTTTCTAACGGTAAGGCGTGCTCGGTTAATTAGGGCATCATCTACAATTTGCCCCTTAATTAAGGTCAGATCATCGGTAATTTCGGTCTCTTGGCTACTGTTCACTCCGTCTAGCACAATGCGGCTGAGGCGGGGCTTTTCAGCCAGATTAATGACCAAATAAATTTTACCGCCTTCAATCTTAGTAGCTGATACCGAAACATCGCCCAGAATTCGGCTTTTCCACAGCTTTTTAATAGCGGAACTAACAGCTGGCCCCGGCACCCGAATTTTATCTCCTACCGAAAGTCCCGATAGCGAGATAATGGCGTTGGCGTCCAATCCCTTGTTACCACTCACGGTAATTTCCGCAACCTCATACTCCTGAGGGTTATTATAGTCTACTGATTCTTGGGGGGCAGGTTGCGTGCGACGGCGCCCAATCCCTATTTGGGCAAATGCTCCCTCAGTAAGAAGGGCTAAGAGAAGCAGTACGGTAGCTGAATACTTCATTACGATTTTACTTGCTCACTAATTTTTCCAAATCTCCTTTCACGTTGTTGGTAGGCAATGATGGCCTCATATAGATGCTCTCGCCGGAAATCAGGCCAGAGAAGTTGTGTTATATACAATTCAGTGTAAGCTATTTGCCACAGCAGAAAATTACTGATCCGCATCTCACCACTGGTGCGAATTAATAATTCAGGGTCGGGTATATTCCGGGTAGTTAGTTGCCCGGCTATTAGTTGTTGGTCAATATCTTCGGGACTTATCTGCCCGGCTTGAACCATTTTAGCGATACTGTTTACCGCCTCGGTAATTTCCCAGCGCCCACTGTAGTTGAGCGCTAGCACTAACGTTAAACCGCTATTGTTCTGGGTAAGTTCGATGGCTTCCTGAAGTTTATTATAACAACGGTTCGGCAGCTTATCGGTATTACCTATTGATTGCAACCGAACGTTGTTTTTCATTAACGTTTCAACCTCATTGCTAATTGTGGTTACTAGTAATTGCATCAGAGCTTCTACCTCGAAGCGAGGACGGTTCCAGTTTTCGGTAGAAAAAGCATAAAGAGTGAGATAACCAACTCCCAGTTCAGCACAACCTTCGGTTACTTCCCGCACTGCCTCAATCGCATTACGATGACCAAACACCCGCTCGGCTCCTTTCCGCTTGGCCCACCGACCGTTCCCGTCCATAATAACGGCAATGTGTTGGGGCAAATTGCTACGGTCTATTTTTTCTTTCATGCTAGCTATTCCGAAATTACCGGCAAGGTACAAAAATTTTTACGACAGTTTCATAGTGCTATGTGTTAAGGTATTATAGTGTTACGGTTCTGAGTTTGTTTGTAAAACCCTAAACTCAGAACACAAAATCTAAATACTATAACACTTCGCACCATAACACTCTAACACCATCGCTATTTACATCCCGCGAAGCTTCTACGGTGCCAAGGAGTAATACTGTACTGCTGAATAGCCTTTCGGTGAGCGGGGGTTGGATAGCCAACGTTGCGCTCCCAGCCGTACTGAGGATATTCTTGAGCCAAATGCTGCATCAAAGTATCCCGGTAGGTTTTTGCTAAAACCGAGGCAGCGGCAATGGAAAAATACTGCTGATCGCCCTTTACAATACACTGGTGAGGAATTGAAGAATATGGCTGGAAGCGATTGCCGTCAACTAAAACGAGCTGGGGCGGTAATGTTAGGGCGTCTAGGGCGCGGTGCATTGCTAGAAAAGAAGCATTCAAGATATTAATTTCATCAATCTGCTGATTGCTTACTTCGGCTACCGCGTAAGCCAGGGCTTGCTGCTTGATTTCCACCGCTAGTTGGCTCCGTTGTTCAGCCGACAGTCGTTTAGAGTCTGTCAGAATTGGGTGGGTAAATGCCTTGGGTAAGATGACAGCAGCAGCCACTACCGGCCCGGCCAAACATCCTCGTCCTACCTCATCACAACCCGCTTCTACCAAGTCAGCGGTAAATGCACTTTTTAACATTTTTTAACAGTTTAAGAGTCGATAGTCCACAGTCTACGGTCGACAGCACATGACCCATAGACATTATTTCTGCGTACAGCAAGTCACTGTGGACTGAATACTTACTATTCATCAAAATTCTTCTCTCCTACCGGAATAGGAATATCCAGTACGTTTTCTCGGGGCGGAAGCGGACAACTAAACGTAGGGTTGTAAGCGCAGTAAGGATTGTAGGCCAGGTTAAAATCCAGACTCAAAGTTTTTTGTCCGGTACGGCTGGGCATTTCTACGTTGAGGTAGCGTCCGCCCCCGTAGGTTTCTTCTCCGCTGGTAGCATCAGCAAAGGCCACAAATAGCATGGGCGGTTGCTGCTGCTCAAAAGGTTGTAGTACTAGCAGTCGCTGAGGTCGTTCCTCAATTTCAAAATCGGCGTAGCCGTAGCGAATGTATTTCTCATCCTTCCCATCGGAAGTAGGTAAGGTGAGTAGCTTATGATCTTCAACGCGCTTTAGTCGAGCAGCCACTTGGTAAGCCGGATTAGGCTCGTAGTAACTTAGTTCCTTAAATTGCACACTATCCGGCGCAAAGGGCGACTCGTCGGAGCCCCGCAGAAAGTTGCGAATATTTTCCCGCTCCTTTAGAATACGTTCGGTATAGTCTTCTTCACTCTCCCCGCCTTGCAGCGCATAAACCAGTATTGCTACACTAACCAAACCAACCACCGCTAGTACTACCTTATTCATAAATTCAGTAATATTTAATATTGCTCACTAAAAGGATTTTTCCACAAAGAAACGTTTCTTGCAAAGAGTTCGTTGCAAAGTAAATAACAATAAAATATGGCGAAATCGCGAGACACATTTAATAAGAAAGAAAAAGAGAAAAAACGGCAGAAGAAGAAGCAAGAGAAGCAACAGCGGAAAGAAGAGCGGCAAGAGAATTCTTCCGGCAGTAGCCTGGATAATATGATTGCCTACGTAGACGAAAATGGCAATCTTACTGATACTCCGCCTGACCCTGACAAAAAGAAAAAAGTAAAAGCCGAAGACATTGTGATTGGTATTCCTCCTAAAGAGAAAGAAGATGAATCACCGGTTCGCACTGGGCGAGTAGAGTTCTTCAACGATGAAAAAGGGTACGGCTTCATAAAAGATACCGACAAACAGGAGAAATTCTTCGTACACGTTACCGGACTGGTAGACGAAATACAAGAAGGCGACATTGTTACCTTTGAACTAGAGCAAGGCCCCAGAGGGATGAATGCGGTTCAGGTAAAGAAGTAGATATTCCTTCGTCTAATTTTTTCCTATCAAGTCAGTTAGCTTACTAATTACACTCCTATCATCAGGTGTACCCAATCTTTGGTACACCTATTTATTTTCTATCTATTCACTTTACCGCAAGCTTTTGAGCAAAAAATGATTACACACTCAGAAGTTTGATACTACTCACTCTTAAAAATTGAGAATACAGCCAATTACTGCGGTATTCTATGAATTCAAGTATATGACGTTTCAAGACTTAGAAATTACTGAACCCATACTAAAGGCGTTACAAGCTCAGGGGTACACCCATCCTACTCCTATTCAACAAAAAGCGATTCCGGTGCTGCTTCGTAAGCGAGATTTGCTCGGTTGTGCTCAAACGGGCACGGGTAAAACGGCTGCTTTTTCCGTTCCCATTCTTCACCACCTTCACCTTGATCGGCAACGGTCAACGAAGCGACGCAAGATTAAAGCCCTAATCGTAACCCCCACCCGGGAACTGGCTATTCAGATAGGGGACAACTTTACGGCTTACAGCAAATTCACTACTATTAAAAACACAGTCATTTTTGGTGGAGTGAAGCAAGGCGCGCAAGTGCAGGCACTTCAGCAGGGCGTGGATGTACTGATTGCTACCCCGGGTCGCCTGATCGACTTGCTCGGGCAGGGCATCATCACCTTTAGGGATATTGAATACTTTGTGCTCGATGAGGCCGACCGAATGCTAGACATGGGCTTTATTCATGACATTCGAAAGATTATTGCCCGGCTGCCCGAAGAACGGCAATCGCTATTCTTCTCGGCCACCATGCCCCCTGACATTGTGGATTTATCGCGTAAAATTCTGGGTAACCCTGAAAAAGTGGTGGTAAAACCTGAGCAAACCACGGCGGAGAAGGTGCGGCAGTCTATTTATTTTGTTGAGAAAAAAGGGAAGATTAAGCTGCTGACTCACTTACTGCAAACCGAACCTATTAAGTCGGTACTGGTGTTTTCCCGAACCAAGCACGGAGCCAACAAAATTGTAAAGCTGCTCGATCGGGCGAATATTCGGGCCAGTGCTATCCACGGCAATAAATCGCAAACGGCACGACAAAAAGCACTGAATAGCTTTAAAAGTGGCGAATTAAAGGTACTGGTCGCCACCGATATTGCCGCTCGAGGCATTGATGTAGAAGAACTGTCGCACGTAGTGAATTATGATCTGCCTAATGTTCCTGAAACCTACGTCCATCGCATTGGACGCACCGGGCGGGCGGGTGCCAGTGGAAAAGCACTGTCGTTCTGCGATACGGAGGAGCGGGCGTACCTGCGCGATATTCAGAAGACGATCAATCAGAAAATTCCGGTAGTTGCTGACCATCCTTTCACAGGCGAAGGTTTTGAGCCTACGGCTGACCAGCGTACTACCCAGCAGAAGCCATCATCAAGACCACGAACCGCGGTAGCTGAAAACGATAATGCTACGAAACCGAAGTCTCGCCGCCCGTATTGGAAAAAGCGTCGGCCACAGAAATAAGCAATAGTTTAAAATTAACAAAAGCATAACACCGCAGATCAAAAAGATACTCCACATTAGTAGTATACTACGGCATGAGAGAGTTACTACTGAGTGGATCGATGCTGCGTGAGTGCTTAAGTGAAAAAGAGTACCGTAAGTACGGAAGAAAAATCAGCTACTGCCGGGGTGATTTTGTCTATCTGCCAACCGATCGTCTGGACACACTTTTTATTATTGAACGAGGAGTTATTAAACTGGGCAATTATTCTCCCAAAGGCACTGAAGTAACCTACGATATTGTTTACCCGGGCGAGTTCATCGGAAACCTTCAGTATCTTCCCAACACGATCTTCAGCGAATTTGCCAAAGCGTTGTCTCCCGTTGAAGTATATTCTTATCCCACCCCACTTTTCAAGGAAGTAATTCGGCAGGACGCCGACATTGCCGAGCGTTTTCATGCGGTAATGGCCCGCCGTTGGTGCCGGGCTGAAACCAAATTATTTGTTAATGCATCCCTCAGCCCCGGCGAACGGGTTGAACAATTATTGCAGCAGTACAGCCAAAAGGTTGCTGCCGAAGGAGGAAAATTCATCACCGTCAGCACATTACTTACCCAAAAAGATATTGCCGATTTAACCGGACTTACCCGACAAACGGTTGCTCAAATAATGAGAAACACTAAGAGCAGTTGTATTAAGGTAGCATGAAATCTGTGTTAAGCTTTCTTAACTGTTAATTTTTAACATTTAGGCCCAAGCCCTACCTGATAGCTTTGCGCTTTTAATTAATCACCTAAACTTTTTGGCGATGACAAAAGCGTATACGATGTATGTAAAAAGGGCAATTTTTATCTTGTTAACTGCTGCTGCACCACTGAACTCACTATGGGCGCAGTCTACCAATGCTTCAATTGTGGGGAATATTAATGACGAGAACGGTGATCCGCTACCGGGAGCTACCATTGTGGTTCAAAACGCATCAACCGGCTTTAAGACCGGTACTGTATCCAATGTGAAGGGCGAGTATCAAATGCAGCAGCTTCCGCTGGGTGGCCCGTACACTGTGACAACTTCTTTCGTGGGCTACGGCGATACTCGCAAAACGGGCTATCAGTTAAACCAAGGCGATCAGCTTATAATTGATTTTTTCTTACGGGAGGCGGCTGAAGAACTAGAAGAAATCGTCATTACTGATGAATCATTACGGTCTAGAATGCAACGGGAGGGTAATGCTACCAGTATTCGGGCCGCTCAAATTAAGAAGTTGCCTAACGAAGGACGTAATTTCACCAACCTCACTAGTCTATCGCCCTTGCAAGGAGGTGGTTCTATTAACTTAGGCGGGCAACGGCGCACATCAACCAATATTACGGTAGACGGGGTAAACGCCCGAAACCAGCTCACCGCCGGAGAGATTGGCCGTGGGCCGTATACCATTTCATTGGAAGCTATTCGGGAGTTTGAGGTAGCTACCAACGTCTATGATGTTACCCAAGGTCGTCAGGCTGGTGGCGCATTAAATGCAGTTACTAAGTCAGGTACTAATGAGTTGGAAGGAACTGCTTTCGTGTACCATCGTAACGATGCGCTGGCGAGTGATCTTGATATTCAGGGGCGAGCCCGCAGCGAAGATTTTTATAATTATCAGTGGGGCTTTAGCTTAGGTGGGCCGATTATCCGGGATAAAATGCACTTTTTCGTAGCCTACGACCGCCAGGATGCGGGAGAGCCCGTATTCATTGCTGATATCAGAAGCGAAGCTGATGAAGAGCTTCTGGATATTCGTCGAGATACTCTACAAAAATTTATTGATGTAGCCCGAAGTGTGTACGGAGTAAGCGATGAGCAGCAGGTCGGCGAGTTCAGTCGAGAAACCGTCGCTAATACCTTATTCACCCGTATAGACTGGCAGCTAAATGATCGTCATCGCTTAACTCTACGTAACAACTACTCGGACTGGAATCGTCCGCTAAGCGTTTTTGATAATTCCGATATTGAGTTAGCCGAATCAGTAGGAAGCTTTTCATCCGAAGAAAATAGCCTCCTACTATCGTTGCGGTCTAATTTTTCGCCCAGTTTTACCAATGAGTTTAAAGTGCAGTACCAACGGGCTGAGCGAGCTTTTGTACCTAACTCGCAATTACCTTCTTCTAACATACCGCGGGCGATTGTGGCGGTAACATCGCCTTTCCCAACAGCAGATAACCCCAACGCTACCAGCACGGTTGATGTACAGATTGGAGGACAGCGATTTACTCCCGAAACCAATCTCGAGCAACAGATTCATTTAGTGAATACGGCTTACGTGCAAACCGGTAAGTTGAACTTCACCTTCGGAACGGACAATATGATTACCTACCTGGAAACGCTGCTATCGAACGAACAGAACGGACGGTTCTTTTTTAGCAGCTTGGAAGATTTTGAGAACCAGAACCCCTCGCGCTACGCCCGCGAAGTTCCGCTACGGGGCTTACCTATTGTAGAACAAACAGTACTGGATTTATCACTCTTTGCTCAGATGGACTTTAACCCTACGCCCAATATCAGTACCATGATTGGGCTGCGCTACGATGCCACCGCTTTTTTGGAAGGAGCCGATTATAACTCCGCCCTCGATGAGGATTTGGGCATTCGTACCGACCGTCGCCCCGCCGATTGGAATAATATTCAGCCCCGCTTTCAGGTCGCTTGGAACGTGGGGGGCAATGAGCGCGATTTTATCAAATTCGGGGGCGGTATTTTCTCCTCCCAACCACATTACTACGCGCAAGTAAATAATATTCAGAATAGTGGAGTGTTGCTAGGCGCAGTGGATGTTAGCGAGAATGTACCGTTTCCTGACTTTATTTCGTACCGTAACGACCCGAGTACTGTACCCGGTGTACTAGAAGGGGAAGAACCATTTTCTACCATTAATGCGGTAGGTGAAGATTTTGAAGTTCCTTCTACTTTTAAAGCGAACTTCAGCTACACTCGTTTAATTTCCGATCGGCTTAGCGTAACCGTTAACGGATTAATCAGCCGCACTTGGAACAATTACGTGTACCAAGAACGCAACTTAGTAGACGAACCTTTTTTCCGCATTGAACGAGAGGCCAACCGAGGGGTATTTGTTCCGGCTGAAACTATCGACGAAAATGGACGCAATAACTGGCTAAATTCGCGCAAAACCGAGCGGGCTGGTCGGGCGTTAGAACTAACCTCCGAAGGCGAGCTCGACCAAATGGCCGTGATTGTGGAAGCCAACTACCGCATTGGTAAAGACGGCTACTTAAGTGCCAGCTATACGGCTAACCGGGCGAAAGATAATTCATCGTACAACTGCTGCGTAGCCAACACTTCTACCTTCCTTCCGGTGAAGGACGACCCGCGTGATCTGAACTACGGCTTTTCCGATAACCACTTTAACTCTAAGTTAGTAGTTAACTTTTCTAGTCCGAGTGTGGCAGGCTTTACGTTGGGAGCCACTTTCATTGGCTCGGGCGGAACCCGCTACTCACTACACGCGGCCGGAGGGGGCAGTAGCCTTAATGGTGACTTTAACCTTCGTAACGACTTGGCCTATATTTTTGACCCGAATGACCCCAGCACCCCAGAAAATATCCGCGAAGATTTGCTCACCGTGCTGGATGATGCCGAAACTCCCGATGGATTTAAAGAGTACATACGCGATAATTTCGGACGTATTGTTGAGCGAAACGGTGGAGTGAACCCTTTTGCCGCTACGCTAGACTTACGACTTATCAAACGTATCACTTTGTTCGACGATCACGGATTAGAACTTTCCGCAGATATGTTCAATTTTACTAACTTCCTGGATAAAGATTGGGGAGTAAATCACAATTACCGGCGAAGACAAGACTTTATGCGTATACAAGGATTTGATCAGGCGGCTCAACAGTACGGTTATTCGGTGAATACAACCCGCGGCCGAGAACCGATTGGCGGAACACCCTGGCGTTTACAGCTCGGACTGCGGTACAGTTTCTAGGCACCTACTTTAGCTACCTAATTCTTAAGCACTCTGGCA
This region of Tunicatimonas pelagia genomic DNA includes:
- a CDS encoding BamA/OMP85 family outer membrane protein, which encodes MKYSATVLLLLALLTEGAFAQIGIGRRRTQPAPQESVDYNNPQEYEVAEITVSGNKGLDANAIISLSGLSVGDKIRVPGPAVSSAIKKLWKSRILGDVSVSATKIEGGKIYLVINLAEKPRLSRIVLDGVNSSQETEITDDLTLIKGQIVDDALINRARLTVRNFFIDKGFLNVAVDIQQKQDTLLNNAIALNINVDKGEKVKINRINFIGNETFSGKKLKGKMKNTNERVRFTLIKDWVSRLFNITPKKAANFVTKQKDTPFDEVKGYVNEHVKLNFFNGSKFIRDDFKTDKRAIVDFYNSKGYRDATVEWDSVYKSGNDAISIDIKVEEGDKYYFRDIIWTGNYVYEDKILEQVLGIEKGDVYDLENLNKRLNFNPTGNDVSALYMDNGYLFFRVDPVEVQIEEDSIDVEMRLYEGEQATISKIIITGNDRTNDHVIRREIRTLPGQKFSRSDLIRTQRELSQLGYFDPEQIGINPIPNPVDGTVDIEYALVEKPSDQIELSGGWGGFMGFVGTLGLVFNNFSVKNIPHFDRWRPLPIGDGQKLSLRVQANGRFFQNYSATFSEPWLGGKKPNSLTIGLSHQVLRSTNGLGGLGGLGGLNQFGGQFGGGFGGPPQIGGSMRITNISVGLGRRLRWPDDYFTMSNSLVYRRYSLDDYQDIGIGFTRGISNNLSVNTTIARNSIDNPMFPRTGSSISLEVALTPPFSVFDEALDYTEPIVTDDPVEREELYADRYNWLEYHRWMFDAKHYTQLGKNLVLNTNIHFGFFGSYKDNTINSPFERFTLGGAGMAGQNFFVAEEQIGLRGYPERAFRPQDETNARGGIAYNKFSAELRYLVSPNPAATIFVLGFVEGGNNFADFNQYNPFDLYKSAGVGARIFMPAFGLLGIDWGYGFDTIPNMPGLQPRPPGPEFHFRIGQQIR
- a CDS encoding isoprenyl transferase, which encodes MKEKIDRSNLPQHIAVIMDGNGRWAKRKGAERVFGHRNAIEAVREVTEGCAELGVGYLTLYAFSTENWNRPRFEVEALMQLLVTTISNEVETLMKNNVRLQSIGNTDKLPNRCYNKLQEAIELTQNNSGLTLVLALNYSGRWEITEAVNSIAKMVQAGQISPEDIDQQLIAGQLTTRNIPDPELLIRTSGEMRISNFLLWQIAYTELYITQLLWPDFRREHLYEAIIAYQQRERRFGKISEQVKS
- a CDS encoding ribonuclease HII; the encoded protein is MLKSAFTADLVEAGCDEVGRGCLAGPVVAAAVILPKAFTHPILTDSKRLSAEQRSQLAVEIKQQALAYAVAEVSNQQIDEINILNASFLAMHRALDALTLPPQLVLVDGNRFQPYSSIPHQCIVKGDQQYFSIAAASVLAKTYRDTLMQHLAQEYPQYGWERNVGYPTPAHRKAIQQYSITPWHRRSFAGCK
- a CDS encoding DUF1684 domain-containing protein, with the translated sequence MNKVVLAVVGLVSVAILVYALQGGESEEDYTERILKERENIRNFLRGSDESPFAPDSVQFKELSYYEPNPAYQVAARLKRVEDHKLLTLPTSDGKDEKYIRYGYADFEIEERPQRLLVLQPFEQQQPPMLFVAFADATSGEETYGGGRYLNVEMPSRTGQKTLSLDFNLAYNPYCAYNPTFSCPLPPRENVLDIPIPVGEKNFDE
- a CDS encoding cold-shock protein, whose product is MAKSRDTFNKKEKEKKRQKKKQEKQQRKEERQENSSGSSLDNMIAYVDENGNLTDTPPDPDKKKKVKAEDIVIGIPPKEKEDESPVRTGRVEFFNDEKGYGFIKDTDKQEKFFVHVTGLVDEIQEGDIVTFELEQGPRGMNAVQVKK
- a CDS encoding DEAD/DEAH box helicase, which gives rise to MTFQDLEITEPILKALQAQGYTHPTPIQQKAIPVLLRKRDLLGCAQTGTGKTAAFSVPILHHLHLDRQRSTKRRKIKALIVTPTRELAIQIGDNFTAYSKFTTIKNTVIFGGVKQGAQVQALQQGVDVLIATPGRLIDLLGQGIITFRDIEYFVLDEADRMLDMGFIHDIRKIIARLPEERQSLFFSATMPPDIVDLSRKILGNPEKVVVKPEQTTAEKVRQSIYFVEKKGKIKLLTHLLQTEPIKSVLVFSRTKHGANKIVKLLDRANIRASAIHGNKSQTARQKALNSFKSGELKVLVATDIAARGIDVEELSHVVNYDLPNVPETYVHRIGRTGRAGASGKALSFCDTEERAYLRDIQKTINQKIPVVADHPFTGEGFEPTADQRTTQQKPSSRPRTAVAENDNATKPKSRRPYWKKRRPQK
- a CDS encoding Crp/Fnr family transcriptional regulator, which codes for MRELLLSGSMLRECLSEKEYRKYGRKISYCRGDFVYLPTDRLDTLFIIERGVIKLGNYSPKGTEVTYDIVYPGEFIGNLQYLPNTIFSEFAKALSPVEVYSYPTPLFKEVIRQDADIAERFHAVMARRWCRAETKLFVNASLSPGERVEQLLQQYSQKVAAEGGKFITVSTLLTQKDIADLTGLTRQTVAQIMRNTKSSCIKVA
- a CDS encoding TonB-dependent receptor, with the translated sequence MTKAYTMYVKRAIFILLTAAAPLNSLWAQSTNASIVGNINDENGDPLPGATIVVQNASTGFKTGTVSNVKGEYQMQQLPLGGPYTVTTSFVGYGDTRKTGYQLNQGDQLIIDFFLREAAEELEEIVITDESLRSRMQREGNATSIRAAQIKKLPNEGRNFTNLTSLSPLQGGGSINLGGQRRTSTNITVDGVNARNQLTAGEIGRGPYTISLEAIREFEVATNVYDVTQGRQAGGALNAVTKSGTNELEGTAFVYHRNDALASDLDIQGRARSEDFYNYQWGFSLGGPIIRDKMHFFVAYDRQDAGEPVFIADIRSEADEELLDIRRDTLQKFIDVARSVYGVSDEQQVGEFSRETVANTLFTRIDWQLNDRHRLTLRNNYSDWNRPLSVFDNSDIELAESVGSFSSEENSLLLSLRSNFSPSFTNEFKVQYQRAERAFVPNSQLPSSNIPRAIVAVTSPFPTADNPNATSTVDVQIGGQRFTPETNLEQQIHLVNTAYVQTGKLNFTFGTDNMITYLETLLSNEQNGRFFFSSLEDFENQNPSRYAREVPLRGLPIVEQTVLDLSLFAQMDFNPTPNISTMIGLRYDATAFLEGADYNSALDEDLGIRTDRRPADWNNIQPRFQVAWNVGGNERDFIKFGGGIFSSQPHYYAQVNNIQNSGVLLGAVDVSENVPFPDFISYRNDPSTVPGVLEGEEPFSTINAVGEDFEVPSTFKANFSYTRLISDRLSVTVNGLISRTWNNYVYQERNLVDEPFFRIEREANRGVFVPAETIDENGRNNWLNSRKTERAGRALELTSEGELDQMAVIVEANYRIGKDGYLSASYTANRAKDNSSYNCCVANTSTFLPVKDDPRDLNYGFSDNHFNSKLVVNFSSPSVAGFTLGATFIGSGGTRYSLHAAGGGSSLNGDFNLRNDLAYIFDPNDPSTPENIREDLLTVLDDAETPDGFKEYIRDNFGRIVERNGGVNPFAATLDLRLIKRITLFDDHGLELSADMFNFTNFLDKDWGVNHNYRRRQDFMRIQGFDQAAQQYGYSVNTTRGREPIGGTPWRLQLGLRYSF